The following DNA comes from Candidatus Woesearchaeota archaeon.
TGACCAGCACTAACAATTACTGTTGGATTTGGATCAACTGTGTATGTTCCCCAAGATTCAACACCTTGAACACTAAGTACATAAGACTTGTCCTCATTAGCATTGTTTTGAACACTAATTGGGAAAATAACTGAGTCACCAGTCATAGCTTGCATACTTGGAACAGTAATAACAGAGTTATCATCTGTATCTTCAGCAACTTGAGCAGCTAAAACTTCAACAGCACTAGTTTTTACAACGCTATAATAATCGTTGAATTTAACTTTATATTCAACAGTGTAAAAACCTGGTTGAGCGCTTTTGGGGAACCGTAAAATGGTTTCTTCAAAAGTTGCTTTTTGGCCAGCTTCTAAATCGTCTAATGTTTCAGTATCTTTAATGTTTAATTCTGGAACACTAACCATCAACGTTACACTATCAAGATCATTGTCACCGACATTTTCAACTTTAACAAGAGCTGAAAGTGCTCGACCTGCTAGTACTTCATCAGAAGGGTTTAAGTAAGCTTCTTTGATAAGAATTGCTTCTTGTCTTTCTACACCTTGCACGTCAAGGTTGTATTCGAAAACTTTTACAAGATCTGCTCGGTCAGTCACAAAAATTCGTAATTTAGTTGGAATTGCTCCAGCTTCATCACTTTCCATTTTTACAGGAATTTGTAATTCCATATCAACTGATTTTTCTCGACCTGCATCCATATCAAAAGTTCTTGTTTGTTGCAAAACTTTGTCAGTTTCAAATTCACTGAATTCATAACCGGAAATGGTTGCAATAATTTGCACATCTTCGATGTCTGTTGCTGCTGCAACACGTACTCGAATAGGTAATGTTTGTCCTCGTCGTACTTCAAGAACGTTTTCTGTATTGTCGTCGTAAACACTGTGTTCTTCGCCATCAATTTTGATGTAGAGAACGTCAAGGCCTACAGGGTCTTCTGCTGCTACAAAGCCCGGAAGCATTGCAAATGCTAACAGAGCGACCATCATAACACTTAAAATCTTTATTTTCATGGTTCTTTCCTCCCCAAATATTTGTATAGAGTTTAATTTATAATCCGAAAAATGGAACAAGCTATATAAACTTTTCGGATATTAACTATTTTGCAGTGAGAACGGAATGTTATTCCTACTCACTCAAACTAATACTCTACCTCCAAGTAACTGATTTTCGCCCGATGGAAACCATCTGCTGAAACCGAAATTTCAGGATAATATACATCAGGTTCTACATAATCCGGCACATAACCAAAAATTGTAAGCGTTACTTTCTCCCCGTCATCAATTGACATTGCTTTACTTTTGAAGCGAACACCAAAATCAGGCACGGAAAACGTAGCTTTTACATCTTCAAGGTCATACCCCACATCATTTGTTACTGTTACGTACACTCGCAAGTCATCGCCGGGTAGAGCTGTTTCATAGCCAGTTCCTATAATTTGAATGCTATTTACTTGCAAGTTTCTGTTCGTTGTTGATTGTACTTCTTCACTTGCATAACCAGTTACGATTAAACCAGCGGAAGCAACATCGGATCGACCATCTTCATCAACAACAAGCAAGTTAACAATATAACTTCCAGGCTGCGCTAAAGATGCACTTATCGATTTGCCGTACAACAATTTCACAGTACTACCATTATCATCTGTAATTTCCCATTGATAATTAACAATGGTTTTTCCAGGAGCAGCAGTTGAAGCACTTCCATCAAACTCAAGCACTTCATCAACTACAGCAACATTTGGACCGTAGATAATTGCGGTTGGACCGCTCGCATTATCAACAATCTGAATAGTAATTGTTGCAGAGGTTGTTGCTTTTCCATCAAAAACAGATAGTACAACAGACGTTGTACCCGCACTAAACATATCACACACTAAAGCATTTGCAATAGTTAATTTACATGTTACTACATCAGCATCAGTATTTGATGTGTCAAGTGCATACGTTAATGGATCATTATCTTCATCATAGCCATACATTCCAACATCAGCAATTGCAACGAACGTTTCTTGATAATCAAAAGGTTCTGCAATAGATTCTGGAAGACCTTGGAATATAGGTGCGTGATTTATTCCTTGTTCTGAAACAACAGTAAGGTATAGTGTTGCTTTCGCTTCAAGCTGACCATCTGAAACAATAACATCTAATCGAGTATTGCCAACGCCAACAAGATTACAACTAAGAACA
Coding sequences within:
- a CDS encoding PKD domain-containing protein; amino-acid sequence: MKKLLVVFLAMAFMLVSASVASATLYYAQTWEDDTVNYISVDAGVPVTFVYQSYDTIRDNTIQTDINLLFRGEADFPAQDLIDDTSVGGTSGTYEIDTTDLTQGHYIIQGTAINVNNNADNWTELLEFFVYNDNNVDTDNNPPHFLPIKHFVYDLATTTQDNVLAVADYARDEDGDALTYAIDTSAMNDSIMNCNLYEDVQGTLACEFYDIGQTSITLFANDGEFPASHEVFFTIIDSSLGANSRPYFENLNALYRYDISEGAVTVVDLANFAEDADNDSLTFTIDTTATNTAVVDCNLAGAVLSCNLVGVGNTRLDVIVSDGQLEAKATLYLTVVSEQGINHAPIFQGLPESIAEPFDYQETFVAIADVGMYGYDEDNDPLTYALDTSNTDADVVTCKLTIANALVCDMFSAGTTSVVLSVFDGKATTSATITIQIVDNASGPTAIIYGPNVAVVDEVLEFDGSASTAAPGKTIVNYQWEITDDNGSTVKLLYGKSISASLAQPGSYIVNLLVVDEDGRSDVASAGLIVTGYASEEVQSTTNRNLQVNSIQIIGTGYETALPGDDLRVYVTVTNDVGYDLEDVKATFSVPDFGVRFKSKAMSIDDGEKVTLTIFGYVPDYVEPDVYYPEISVSADGFHRAKISYLEVEY